The Saliniradius amylolyticus DNA segment TGGTGGAAGGGTCTGTTGAACGTGACCCGGACTCGCTGGCTGTCAGCTTTGACTTGATGGACACCGGCCCTAAAGTCACTGTGCGCTATCAAGGCATTCTGCCGGATCTGTTTCGTGAAGGACAAGGCATCGTCGCTACCGGCACCTTACAACAAGGTGATGTGATCGAAGCCGAAGAGGTGCTGGCCAAGCACGACGAGGAATATATGCCGCCCGAGGTGGCTGAAGCCATGAAAGGCATTAAGCACGTTAAACCCTCAGAAAATACCAGTTATTAGAGCCGTTTATGATCGCTGAGCTTGGACACTATTCACTGGCGCTGGCGCTGTTTTTAACCCTGCTGATGGCAATTTATCCGCTGTGGGGAGCGCAATCCGGTAATGATACTATGATCGCCTCAGCCAAGCCGTTGGCGGTGGGGGCATTCCTGTTTACGGCGTTGTCTTATGCCTGTTTAACCTACGCCTTCTTAACCCATGATTTTACCCTCGCCTATGTGGCACAAAACTCCAACACTCAGTTGCCCTGGTACTATCGGGTCACTGCGGTCTGGGGCGGCCATGAAGGCTCGTTTCTACTCTGGGTGCTGATCTTCTCCATCTGGACGGTGGCCGTGGCCCTGTTCAGTCGAGTGATGCCGGCAGCCATGGTGGCGCGTGTGATCGGGGTTCTGGGGCTTGTGGGGGTCGGCTTTTATTTATACATGCTGACCGTTTCCAACCCGTTCGAACGTTTACTGCCGTTTTTCCCTGTGGATGGCCGTGATCTCAATCCGCTGTTGCAGGATTTTGGCATGATCATTCACCCGCCGCTGCTGTATATGGGCTACGTGGGCTTTTCGGTGGCCTTTGCCTTTGCCATCTCCGCGTTGATCTCAGGCCAGCTGGATTCGGCCTGGGCACGCTGGTCACGCCCGTGGACACTGGCGGCCTGGGTATTTCTGACGCTGGGAATCGCCCTTGGTAGCTGGTGGGCTTATAACGAGCTGGGCTGGGGCGGTTGGTGGTTCTGGGACCCGGTGGAAA contains these protein-coding regions:
- the ccmE gene encoding cytochrome c maturation protein CcmE — translated: MNPRRKQRLIAVSAIVLVMAGAVSLMLYALNQNIDLFYTPTEIVEGKNGAKPQPGQRLRVGGLVVEGSVERDPDSLAVSFDLMDTGPKVTVRYQGILPDLFREGQGIVATGTLQQGDVIEAEEVLAKHDEEYMPPEVAEAMKGIKHVKPSENTSY